A portion of the Nitrospira sp. genome contains these proteins:
- a CDS encoding type II toxin-antitoxin system RelE/ParE family toxin, giving the protein MRYSVVLTVAAAEDFRHLDGSLKEPVAKQLLKLETAPRLGEHLGNRAGLDLTGYYKLYAAKKSIRIVYRIIDQQILVEVVAIGRREDLAVYQEALKRLTHRDR; this is encoded by the coding sequence TTGCGATATAGCGTCGTCCTGACTGTCGCTGCCGCCGAGGATTTTCGACATCTTGACGGATCGCTGAAAGAACCGGTTGCGAAGCAGCTCCTGAAACTCGAAACCGCCCCACGGCTCGGCGAGCATCTTGGCAATCGCGCTGGTCTCGATCTCACCGGCTACTACAAACTCTACGCAGCGAAGAAATCGATCCGTATCGTGTACCGGATCATCGACCAACAGATCCTGGTCGAAGTCGTCGCTATTGGCAGGCGCGAAGATCTCGCGGTCTATCAGGAAGCACTCAAGCGGTTAACGCACCGGGACCGATAG
- the hflB gene encoding ATP-dependent zinc metalloprotease FtsH, translating to MDPKQRQFSIWYMFIALWALILLQTFLPSLFNPTEIPYSEFKESVAAGKVTEVAVSPQIIHGKLKEDKVFHTIRIEDPDLLRNLAEHHVKVTGVIESTLFRDVLSWIVPIVLFFGVWWFLLRRMGQSQGFMTVGQSKAKIYVEKEVKVTFADVAGVDEAKQELEEIIEFLKTPEKFRRLGGKIPKGILLVGPPGTGKTLLAKAVAGEAGVPFFSISGSEFVEMFVGVGAARVRDLFEQAKGKAPCIIFLDELDALGKARGVGPMAHEEREQTLNQLLVEMDGFDSRVGVILVAATNRPEILDPALLRAGRFDRQVLVDRPDKIGRLAILKVHARSITLDNQADLETIAAMTPGFVGADLANLLNEAALLAVRRNKDTVSLSELQEAVERVIGGLEKKNRVLNKMERARVAHHEVGHALMALSIPCGDAVHKISIIPRGIAALGYTMQLPTEDRFLMTVSELKNRIAILLGGRAAEEVIYGEVSTGAQDDLRKATDIAKSMVKAYGMSEKLGQVSLERDRQSIFLQTGPSQTPGDYSERTSREIDCEVRLLIDEQYERARDLIKAQEATLRHAAQVLLEKETISGEELKTLAASH from the coding sequence ATGGATCCTAAACAGCGGCAATTCTCCATCTGGTACATGTTCATCGCCCTTTGGGCGCTGATCCTGCTCCAGACGTTTCTCCCATCGCTCTTCAACCCGACTGAAATCCCCTACAGCGAGTTCAAAGAATCCGTGGCGGCGGGCAAGGTCACCGAAGTCGCGGTCTCGCCGCAGATCATTCACGGGAAACTGAAGGAGGACAAGGTCTTCCACACGATTCGCATCGAAGACCCGGATCTGCTCAGGAACCTTGCGGAACATCACGTGAAGGTCACCGGCGTCATCGAAAGCACCCTGTTCCGCGACGTGTTGTCCTGGATCGTGCCGATCGTCCTCTTCTTCGGCGTCTGGTGGTTCCTGTTACGGCGCATGGGGCAGAGCCAGGGCTTCATGACGGTCGGCCAGAGCAAAGCCAAGATCTATGTGGAAAAGGAAGTGAAAGTCACGTTTGCCGATGTGGCCGGGGTGGACGAGGCCAAGCAGGAGCTGGAAGAGATCATCGAGTTTCTCAAGACACCGGAAAAGTTCCGGCGGCTGGGCGGCAAAATTCCAAAAGGCATCCTGCTGGTCGGCCCGCCGGGCACCGGGAAAACCCTTCTGGCGAAGGCCGTGGCCGGAGAAGCAGGCGTGCCATTTTTCTCCATCAGCGGCTCAGAGTTCGTGGAGATGTTCGTCGGCGTCGGCGCAGCCCGCGTCCGCGACCTCTTCGAGCAGGCCAAAGGCAAGGCCCCCTGCATCATCTTCCTCGACGAGCTCGACGCGTTGGGCAAGGCCCGCGGGGTCGGTCCAATGGCGCATGAAGAACGGGAACAGACCCTGAATCAGTTGCTGGTCGAAATGGACGGGTTCGATTCACGCGTCGGCGTCATTCTCGTGGCCGCCACCAACCGCCCGGAAATTCTCGACCCCGCCCTGCTGCGGGCCGGGCGATTCGATCGGCAAGTGCTCGTAGACCGGCCGGACAAGATCGGACGACTCGCGATCCTGAAAGTCCACGCCCGTTCTATCACGCTCGACAATCAAGCCGATCTGGAAACGATCGCCGCCATGACACCGGGCTTCGTCGGCGCCGATCTGGCCAATCTGCTGAACGAAGCGGCGCTGCTCGCCGTCCGGCGCAACAAAGACACCGTCAGCCTGTCGGAACTGCAGGAAGCCGTCGAACGGGTCATCGGCGGACTCGAGAAGAAAAACCGCGTCCTCAACAAAATGGAGCGGGCCCGGGTCGCCCATCATGAGGTCGGCCATGCGCTGATGGCCCTCTCAATTCCCTGCGGCGATGCGGTGCACAAAATCTCAATTATTCCTCGAGGTATTGCCGCGCTTGGCTACACCATGCAGCTCCCGACCGAAGACCGGTTCCTCATGACCGTATCCGAACTCAAGAACCGGATCGCCATCCTGCTGGGTGGCCGGGCGGCGGAAGAAGTCATCTACGGCGAAGTCTCCACCGGCGCACAGGACGATTTGCGCAAGGCCACCGATATCGCCAAGAGCATGGTCAAGGCCTACGGCATGAGCGAGAAGCTCGGCCAGGTGAGCCTGGAACGGGATCGGCAGTCCATCTTCCTACAGACCGGTCCTTCACAGACACCGGGAGACTACAGCGAACGTACCTCCCGTGAAATCGATTGTGAAGTCCGGCTGTTGATCGATGAACAATATGAACGGGCTCGCGACCTCATCAAGGCTCAGGAGGCCACGCTGCGGCATGCCGCCCAGGTCCTGCTCGAAAAGGAAACGATCAGCGGAGAAGAACTCAAGACACTCGCCGCATCACACTGA
- a CDS encoding DUF1508 domain-containing protein — MSPHPQWRGQRRIRVALEFSARGIRLAGMKPLEGPAVQRPVLEGSYLAEVTVGGTTAIVHSFNDPRSVRGISRPQQPGHSFTRQGTAVVYVDVPIAHEAPLGDILINVTDLSKLRQRPVDLAEVQALLGRAPKGIRAAGRITGEQLRAHPDWGALGLPGIPSAPRLGFYEIYRDREKQVRWRLRHSDGRTVAECAGPYPSRAECEADLRWMKESGSRAVVRSLDIPSPPTAAKKRK, encoded by the coding sequence ATGAGCCCACACCCCCAATGGCGCGGGCAACGGCGTATCCGGGTCGCGCTCGAATTTAGTGCACGAGGAATTCGCCTCGCCGGCATGAAGCCACTGGAAGGGCCGGCCGTCCAACGGCCGGTTCTGGAAGGAAGCTATCTGGCTGAGGTCACGGTCGGTGGCACGACGGCGATCGTGCATTCGTTCAACGATCCGCGATCGGTTCGCGGGATTTCCAGGCCGCAACAGCCGGGACACAGCTTTACTCGCCAGGGCACGGCCGTCGTCTATGTCGATGTGCCGATCGCCCACGAAGCTCCGCTGGGGGACATCTTGATCAACGTGACGGACCTCTCTAAGTTGCGCCAACGGCCGGTCGATCTGGCCGAGGTCCAAGCCCTGCTCGGCCGTGCGCCCAAAGGAATCCGCGCGGCAGGACGCATTACAGGTGAGCAGCTGCGGGCGCATCCCGATTGGGGGGCGTTGGGGCTCCCTGGTATTCCATCGGCGCCACGCCTTGGATTCTATGAAATTTACCGTGATCGAGAGAAACAGGTCCGGTGGCGCCTTCGTCACAGCGACGGGCGAACTGTGGCCGAGTGCGCCGGGCCGTACCCAAGCCGTGCCGAGTGTGAAGCAGACCTCCGTTGGATGAAAGAATCGGGCTCACGAGCGGTTGTCCGTTCGCTCGATATTCCATCTCCACCGACAGCCGCGAAGAAGCGGAAGTAG
- a CDS encoding dTMP kinase, translating into MMTPRSRPPRGLFITLEGTEGCGKSTQAKLLGEHLRNRGYDTVETREPGGTPLAEKIRSLLLDRADEPVAPETEAFLVLAARRQHVAQVIEPALARGSIVLCDRFIDSTLAYQGYARGLDIATLERLNRLATHALMPDLTLVFDLPVSTGLARRRSAAALNRLDRESLRFHQKVRAGFLDLAKRHPKRIKVLSARTSKETVARAVARAVTPMLGHIRRGVDHNRPAASRPSPQKAQARHAVR; encoded by the coding sequence ATGATGACGCCACGTAGCCGACCACCCCGGGGCCTGTTCATTACCCTCGAGGGAACGGAGGGGTGCGGAAAATCGACCCAGGCCAAACTCCTGGGCGAGCACCTCCGGAACCGGGGATATGACACGGTGGAAACCCGGGAGCCGGGCGGCACTCCGCTCGCGGAAAAAATCCGTTCGCTGCTCCTGGATCGCGCCGACGAACCGGTCGCGCCGGAAACCGAAGCCTTTCTGGTCCTCGCCGCGCGCCGGCAACATGTGGCCCAGGTCATCGAACCGGCACTCGCGCGTGGCAGCATCGTGCTCTGCGACCGGTTCATCGACTCCACGCTTGCCTATCAGGGCTATGCGCGAGGATTGGACATCGCCACACTCGAACGACTCAATCGCCTCGCCACCCATGCGCTCATGCCGGACCTGACGCTGGTATTCGACCTCCCCGTTTCGACGGGACTGGCGCGGCGGCGTTCCGCCGCCGCGCTGAATCGGCTGGACCGCGAGTCCCTACGGTTCCATCAGAAAGTTCGCGCCGGATTTCTCGATTTGGCGAAACGTCACCCCAAGCGAATCAAGGTCCTATCCGCAAGGACATCGAAAGAAACGGTGGCTCGAGCAGTCGCCCGGGCCGTCACACCAATGCTCGGTCACATCCGCCGGGGCGTAGACCACAACAGGCCGGCAGCAAGCCGGCCGTCACCTCAGAAGGCACAGGCTCGCCATGCCGTTCGCTGA
- the holB gene encoding DNA polymerase III subunit delta' — protein MPFADIIGHDSAKTLLRSAILQNRLAHAYLFHGDDRIGKRLLALRLAQALLCETVSNEQTPDACGACRACRQVDARTHPDFMVIEPDQELANPQIKIELIRDIEHQMIYRPLIGNRKICLIDDADRMTIGAANALLKTLEEPPDHSLFILVSSRPYALPATIRSRCQALRLTAPAQTQVEAAVILKRELPPADAHFLAVLSDGQLGRALECDLEQARTSQKEFAVIFSAKGLQSYSTVLAAAEALSKEERGPEAFDWLLRWLRDILLVAVGAGSDHVLNLDQKAGMQALAERIDIDELLDLINDLEKLERQAHRNLNVQMALETILLRVRHLLTPQDTADTPR, from the coding sequence ATGCCGTTCGCTGATATCATCGGCCATGACAGCGCCAAAACCTTGCTCCGGTCTGCAATCCTGCAGAATCGGCTTGCGCACGCCTACCTCTTCCATGGCGACGATCGCATCGGCAAACGCCTCCTCGCCCTCCGCCTGGCGCAAGCGCTCCTCTGCGAAACCGTCTCGAACGAGCAGACCCCGGACGCCTGCGGCGCCTGCCGGGCCTGCCGCCAAGTGGATGCGCGCACCCATCCGGACTTCATGGTGATCGAGCCGGATCAAGAACTCGCGAATCCCCAAATCAAGATCGAGCTCATTCGCGACATCGAACACCAGATGATCTATCGCCCGCTGATCGGGAATCGAAAGATCTGCCTGATCGACGACGCGGATCGCATGACGATCGGCGCCGCCAATGCCTTGCTGAAAACATTGGAAGAGCCGCCCGACCACAGCCTGTTCATTCTGGTGTCGAGCCGACCCTATGCCCTGCCGGCGACGATCCGTTCCCGCTGCCAGGCCTTGCGCCTCACGGCTCCGGCGCAAACCCAGGTGGAGGCCGCCGTCATTCTCAAACGCGAGCTGCCTCCTGCCGACGCGCATTTCCTGGCAGTGCTCAGCGACGGCCAGTTGGGGCGGGCCCTGGAATGCGATCTCGAACAGGCGCGGACCAGCCAGAAGGAATTCGCCGTGATCTTTTCCGCCAAAGGCCTCCAGTCTTATTCCACGGTGCTCGCCGCTGCCGAAGCCCTGTCGAAAGAAGAGCGCGGACCGGAAGCCTTCGACTGGCTGCTGCGGTGGCTGCGCGATATTCTCCTGGTTGCCGTCGGCGCCGGCTCCGATCATGTGCTCAACCTGGATCAGAAAGCCGGCATGCAGGCGCTGGCCGAGCGCATCGACATCGACGAACTGCTGGACCTGATCAACGATCTCGAAAAACTGGAACGGCAGGCCCATCGAAACCTGAACGTGCAGATGGCGCTCGAAACCATCCTGCTACGAGTCCGTCACCTGCTGACGCCTCAGGACACCGCCGACACGCCGCGATAA
- a CDS encoding cation transporter yields the protein MVPHTYHELHSRLRIALALNAVIIVAEFVGGFLTNSIGLIGDAGHNLVDQGSLFLALYAHILTARPATDSRTFGYHRAGIVAAFLNSFILLLTAAGITIMSAQRILTPVPIPGGWVMLIALISFVANLSIALLLQHGAKDDLNIRSAFWHMLSDAWVSLGVVVSGGAIMLTGWSVLDPLVSLFVVVAIIRGAWPLFKQSLEVLLESTPPGVSPAQVAATIESIPGVKNVHDLHIWAVEPRLIMMTTHVQVDGHDEALTSDLLHTIRERITTDFGIKHLTIQLETECCHPEAVHCDLSKLHDQHSHPEFLHSHH from the coding sequence ATGGTTCCCCACACCTATCATGAACTCCACTCCCGATTGAGGATTGCCCTCGCCCTCAACGCCGTCATCATCGTCGCAGAATTTGTCGGGGGCTTCCTCACGAACAGCATCGGGCTGATCGGAGACGCGGGCCACAACCTCGTCGATCAGGGCTCGCTGTTCCTGGCATTGTACGCGCACATCCTGACCGCGCGCCCCGCCACCGACAGCCGGACCTTCGGCTATCACCGGGCCGGCATCGTCGCCGCATTCCTCAACTCCTTTATCCTGCTGCTCACCGCCGCCGGCATCACGATCATGAGCGCCCAGCGCATTCTGACTCCTGTCCCGATTCCCGGCGGCTGGGTCATGCTCATCGCCCTCATCAGCTTTGTCGCCAATCTGTCGATCGCGCTCCTGCTTCAACATGGCGCGAAGGACGACCTCAATATCCGCAGCGCGTTCTGGCACATGCTCAGTGATGCCTGGGTCTCCTTGGGGGTTGTGGTGAGCGGCGGTGCCATCATGCTGACCGGCTGGTCCGTCCTCGACCCGCTGGTGAGCCTGTTCGTCGTTGTGGCGATCATTCGCGGCGCCTGGCCGCTCTTTAAACAATCACTTGAGGTCCTCCTGGAATCCACCCCGCCCGGCGTCAGCCCCGCGCAGGTCGCCGCCACCATCGAATCCATTCCCGGCGTGAAGAACGTGCATGACCTCCACATCTGGGCGGTCGAGCCGCGCCTCATCATGATGACCACGCATGTACAAGTCGATGGGCACGATGAGGCCCTGACCAGCGACCTCCTCCATACCATCCGAGAGCGCATCACAACCGACTTCGGCATCAAGCACCTGACGATCCAGCTCGAAACCGAATGCTGCCATCCCGAAGCCGTCCACTGCGACCTCTCGAAACTCCACGACCAGCATTCCCATCCCGAGTTTCTGCACAGCCATCATTAA
- a CDS encoding type II toxin-antitoxin system Phd/YefM family antitoxin encodes MAVAYKKEEILSASRVARSFGKVLTDLKAQHRRRVVVLKNNQVEAVIVPVDDYEKMAEALDLLEHMEIHRHVTQRARKKGKKPITLEALLKEQGLAI; translated from the coding sequence ATGGCCGTGGCGTACAAGAAAGAAGAAATCCTCAGCGCATCTCGAGTCGCGCGGTCCTTCGGAAAAGTGCTGACCGACCTGAAGGCCCAGCACCGGCGGCGAGTGGTCGTCCTCAAAAACAATCAGGTGGAAGCTGTGATCGTGCCGGTGGATGACTATGAAAAGATGGCGGAGGCGCTCGATCTCCTGGAGCACATGGAGATCCACCGCCATGTCACGCAGCGGGCACGCAAGAAAGGAAAGAAACCCATCACATTAGAGGCCTTGCTGAAGGAGCAAGGCCTTGCGATATAG
- a CDS encoding phosphatase PAP2 family protein, translating into MGLDETLFHSINGVAGRSSLLDWVMVELAKPGNLLYPILLAAAYWFWKNQRECLIGAAALAGVIGAADALGTQLKGLVQRPRPCVTLADVHQLLGCGGAFSFPSNHAANTAAAAAFFQVLYPKSGWIGWPLVAAIGISRIYIGAHYLTDVMGGWVVGGLIGGGVAWSLTRWSRFRPRTERMAPAGVRQPSAGSIS; encoded by the coding sequence ATGGGATTGGACGAAACTCTCTTTCACAGCATCAATGGTGTTGCCGGTCGGTCGAGTCTGCTTGATTGGGTGATGGTCGAATTGGCCAAACCGGGCAATCTGCTGTATCCCATTCTGCTCGCTGCGGCCTATTGGTTCTGGAAGAACCAGCGGGAATGTCTGATCGGAGCGGCGGCGTTGGCCGGCGTGATCGGAGCGGCGGATGCGTTGGGCACGCAACTCAAGGGGCTTGTGCAGCGTCCACGTCCCTGTGTGACGCTTGCGGATGTGCATCAATTGCTGGGCTGCGGCGGGGCCTTTTCCTTTCCTTCCAATCACGCGGCCAATACCGCGGCGGCGGCGGCGTTCTTCCAGGTGCTCTATCCAAAATCGGGATGGATCGGTTGGCCGCTTGTGGCGGCCATTGGTATTTCGCGCATCTACATCGGGGCTCATTATCTGACGGATGTGATGGGCGGATGGGTGGTGGGTGGATTGATCGGAGGGGGCGTGGCCTGGTCACTCACCCGCTGGTCGCGATTCCGGCCGCGTACTGAGCGCATGGCTCCCGCCGGCGTGCGACAGCCTTCGGCCGGTTCGATCTCCTGA
- a CDS encoding antibiotic biosynthesis monooxygenase has product MILEVAPLRIRAGQAQAFENSFREAQRIISSMPGYVSHELQRCLERTDEYILLVRWESVDAHETGFRGSPQYQEWKALLHHFYDPFPTVLHFEAVPGTTSL; this is encoded by the coding sequence GTGATTCTTGAAGTGGCGCCGCTTCGCATTCGCGCCGGTCAGGCTCAAGCCTTCGAGAACTCCTTTCGTGAGGCGCAACGGATTATCAGCAGCATGCCCGGGTACGTGTCTCATGAGTTGCAGCGCTGTCTCGAGCGGACCGACGAGTACATTCTCTTGGTACGGTGGGAATCAGTCGATGCTCATGAGACGGGTTTCCGCGGCTCTCCCCAGTATCAGGAGTGGAAAGCGCTCCTACATCACTTCTATGATCCCTTTCCGACAGTCCTTCATTTTGAAGCGGTGCCGGGCACGACAAGCCTTTAG
- a CDS encoding DUF3015 family protein produces MMTRFITRRFALMPGLLLTLGGCMTNATVELTKAPFDATTQLTNGTSGATKEFLDPTTEFTSSTTPGALADGRLLRAKQKATVFAMHTHENLRADIARGQGEYLASLAALTGVSADRYPDFQATMIGSYPTLFDQQLSLSQSNERVIDLAWTNGYGMPQPAVK; encoded by the coding sequence ATGATGACAAGATTCATAACAAGACGTTTTGCACTGATGCCCGGATTGCTCCTCACCCTCGGCGGCTGTATGACGAATGCCACCGTCGAGTTGACGAAGGCGCCGTTCGACGCGACGACCCAACTCACCAACGGCACATCCGGAGCCACCAAAGAGTTCCTCGATCCGACGACCGAATTCACGTCGAGCACCACACCGGGCGCGCTCGCCGACGGCCGTCTGCTCAGGGCCAAACAAAAGGCCACCGTCTTCGCGATGCATACCCACGAAAATCTCCGCGCGGACATCGCCCGCGGCCAGGGAGAATATCTTGCGTCGTTGGCTGCCCTCACCGGCGTCTCTGCAGACCGGTACCCGGACTTTCAGGCGACGATGATCGGTTCGTATCCCACGCTGTTCGATCAGCAATTGTCGCTCTCACAGTCGAATGAGCGAGTGATCGATCTGGCTTGGACAAATGGCTATGGCATGCCACAGCCGGCAGTGAAGTGA
- the metG gene encoding methionine--tRNA ligase, with the protein MNKRDTFYITTPIYYVNDVPHIGHAYTTVAADVLARYWRLRGRDVFFLTGLDEHGQKVQQAAAKAGIDPQAHCDRLAPQFTNLWQRLNISNDAFIRTTDKQHQDVVQRYLQQLYDKQLIYKADYTGWYCTYDERFWTEKDVVGGLCPDCKRPIEQLSEHNYFFKMGQYQERLIDHIRTHDEFIRPVSRRNEVLGFLQTQKLGDLSISRPKSRLSWGIELPFDNEYVTYVWFDALVNYVSALEYKSGLERFWPADAHLVGKDILTTHAVYWSTMLMALERPLPRSIFAHGWWTVDGEKMSKSRGNVVDPNTMIDQFGADAFRYFLLREVPFGQDGDFSRTTMVTTINSALANGIGNLLSRTLTMIERSCTGAIPDRGPAVLPELEQRIEDLARQLPGRIEAGYKALLFRDVLLMIEELNSACDEYIDKSAPWKLAKQPEAQPQLHTVLNTSARALRLLAILLYPFMPTAAQQMIHQLGLTLDLSQPVLDENCGWNHTLAGSRIQKGASLFPRIETKPQGAKPVSEIPASPQTSPATPSPAAAQSPAAPAAAPAAAQPAQISIDDFMKIQLKAAKVLAAERVPKSEKLLKLQVSLGSEQRQIVAGIGKKYEPETLIGKTIVIVANLKPAKLMGIESQGMVLAAGDSEVRGLATFIEDVEPGTKVK; encoded by the coding sequence ATGAACAAGCGCGACACCTTCTACATCACGACGCCGATCTACTACGTCAACGACGTGCCGCACATCGGCCACGCCTACACGACCGTCGCCGCCGACGTGCTCGCCCGCTACTGGCGATTGCGTGGACGCGACGTGTTTTTCCTGACAGGTCTGGATGAACACGGGCAGAAGGTTCAGCAGGCCGCCGCGAAGGCCGGTATAGACCCGCAAGCCCACTGCGACCGCCTGGCGCCGCAGTTCACAAACCTCTGGCAACGGTTGAACATTTCCAATGACGCCTTCATCCGCACTACGGACAAGCAACATCAAGACGTGGTTCAACGATACCTTCAACAGCTCTATGATAAACAGCTGATTTACAAGGCAGACTACACGGGATGGTATTGCACGTACGATGAGCGGTTCTGGACGGAAAAGGATGTCGTCGGTGGGCTCTGTCCAGACTGCAAACGGCCGATCGAACAACTGAGCGAGCACAATTATTTTTTCAAAATGGGGCAGTACCAGGAACGGTTGATCGACCACATCCGAACCCACGACGAGTTCATTCGCCCCGTTTCCCGGCGAAACGAAGTGCTGGGATTTCTGCAGACTCAAAAGCTGGGCGACCTGTCAATCTCACGCCCGAAATCCCGCCTCTCCTGGGGCATCGAACTTCCGTTCGACAACGAGTACGTCACCTACGTCTGGTTCGATGCGCTGGTCAATTATGTGTCCGCCCTGGAGTACAAATCGGGACTCGAGCGATTCTGGCCGGCCGATGCCCATCTCGTGGGCAAGGACATCCTCACCACCCACGCGGTCTATTGGTCCACGATGTTGATGGCGCTGGAACGCCCACTACCTCGTTCGATTTTTGCACACGGCTGGTGGACGGTGGACGGCGAGAAGATGTCGAAGAGCCGCGGCAACGTCGTCGATCCCAACACGATGATCGATCAATTCGGCGCGGATGCGTTCCGCTACTTCCTCCTGCGCGAAGTGCCGTTCGGACAGGACGGAGATTTCTCGCGCACCACCATGGTCACGACCATCAATAGTGCACTCGCCAACGGCATCGGCAACCTCCTGAGCCGGACGCTCACCATGATCGAGCGTTCCTGCACGGGCGCCATTCCCGATCGTGGCCCTGCCGTCCTGCCGGAGCTCGAACAACGAATCGAAGACCTGGCCCGGCAACTGCCCGGCAGGATCGAAGCCGGCTACAAGGCCCTGCTCTTCCGGGATGTGCTGCTGATGATCGAAGAATTGAACAGCGCCTGCGATGAATACATCGACAAGAGCGCACCCTGGAAACTGGCGAAGCAGCCGGAGGCACAACCGCAGCTCCACACCGTGCTGAATACGTCCGCGCGCGCACTTCGCCTGCTGGCCATCCTTCTCTACCCGTTCATGCCCACAGCGGCGCAGCAGATGATCCACCAGCTCGGATTGACACTGGATTTGTCACAGCCAGTTTTGGACGAGAACTGCGGCTGGAACCACACTCTCGCCGGCAGCCGGATCCAGAAAGGCGCCTCGCTGTTCCCTCGCATCGAAACCAAACCACAAGGAGCCAAACCCGTGAGCGAGATACCTGCTTCTCCGCAGACGAGCCCTGCCACTCCCAGCCCCGCCGCAGCCCAGAGTCCGGCTGCTCCGGCTGCCGCCCCCGCTGCCGCGCAACCGGCGCAGATCAGCATCGACGACTTCATGAAAATCCAACTGAAGGCGGCGAAAGTTTTGGCGGCGGAGCGTGTCCCGAAATCAGAGAAGCTGCTCAAGCTCCAGGTCAGCCTCGGCAGCGAACAGCGGCAGATCGTCGCCGGTATCGGCAAAAAGTACGAGCCGGAAACACTCATCGGAAAAACCATCGTCATCGTAGCGAATTTGAAACCGGCCAAACTGATGGGCATCGAATCGCAAGGCATGGTCCTCGCGGCGGGCGACAGCGAAGTGCGCGGACTCGCCACCTTCATCGAAGATGTGGAGCCCGGCACCAAAGTGAAGTGA
- a CDS encoding GTP-binding protein, with product MNQPQTLPVPFYVLCGSLGAGKTTLLMRLLEFWNSQGHKVGVLMNEAGEVSIDGPRAGTIAEQVLNLAGGCICCDTKDDLAWSITQLVQDYQSTVIVLECSGMADPAEVVDAVTDAYVSRIAKLERIFAMLHPVPLPDTGMAELVTRNAIRYADDLILNKRDLYIPGHWEQFRETITHHNPYGRIWETNHARLDISALLAAPATRTVPTNVSFGKPPTADERHDARAPHHPMVTTVRLPKPLDRKKFMEWTKSLPEGMERAKGFFRFAGEPELQEFQFFPPRTSTVEPVMLLDEPDHVVVLIGRDYDQERCRASLLACLIS from the coding sequence ATGAATCAGCCGCAGACACTCCCCGTTCCCTTTTACGTCCTGTGCGGATCGCTCGGCGCCGGCAAGACCACCCTGCTCATGCGCCTCCTCGAATTCTGGAACAGCCAGGGACATAAGGTCGGCGTGCTCATGAACGAGGCGGGCGAAGTCAGCATCGATGGGCCGCGCGCGGGCACGATCGCCGAGCAAGTTCTCAATCTTGCCGGCGGCTGCATCTGTTGCGACACCAAAGACGATTTGGCCTGGAGCATCACCCAACTCGTGCAGGACTACCAATCCACGGTAATCGTGCTGGAATGCTCCGGCATGGCGGACCCGGCGGAAGTGGTCGATGCCGTGACGGATGCCTACGTGTCACGCATCGCGAAGCTCGAACGGATCTTCGCGATGTTGCATCCCGTGCCCTTGCCCGATACCGGCATGGCGGAACTCGTCACCCGCAACGCCATTCGTTACGCCGATGACCTGATCCTGAACAAACGGGATCTCTACATCCCCGGTCATTGGGAGCAGTTTCGCGAAACCATCACCCATCACAATCCTTATGGACGGATCTGGGAAACCAACCACGCCCGGCTGGACATTTCTGCGTTGCTCGCCGCGCCGGCGACACGCACAGTGCCGACCAACGTGTCGTTCGGGAAACCGCCCACAGCGGACGAGAGGCACGACGCGCGCGCACCTCATCACCCGATGGTGACCACGGTGCGGCTACCAAAGCCGCTCGACCGCAAAAAGTTCATGGAATGGACGAAGTCGTTACCGGAGGGAATGGAACGAGCGAAGGGATTTTTTCGGTTTGCGGGAGAACCCGAACTGCAGGAGTTTCAGTTTTTTCCGCCGCGCACCAGCACCGTCGAGCCGGTCATGCTGCTCGATGAACCGGACCATGTCGTGGTGCTGATCGGACGCGATTACGATCAGGAACGCTGTCGAGCCTCCCTCCTCGCCTGCCTCATTTCATAA
- a CDS encoding type II toxin-antitoxin system HicA family toxin, whose translation MRLPRDLSGHDLAHILRKVGYSITQQTGSHLRLTTTEHGEHHITIPQHSPLRIGTLSAILTDVAAHFELTREQLHHQLFE comes from the coding sequence ATGAGGCTTCCGCGGGATCTATCGGGACACGATCTCGCCCATATTCTTCGGAAGGTAGGCTATTCGATCACGCAACAAACCGGCAGTCATTTGCGGCTGACGACCACTGAACACGGCGAGCATCATATTACGATTCCACAGCACAGTCCTCTTCGCATCGGAACACTCTCCGCAATCCTCACCGACGTCGCCGCACACTTCGAGTTGACCCGCGAGCAACTCCATCACCAACTCTTTGAGTGA